The Channa argus isolate prfri chromosome 13, Channa argus male v1.0, whole genome shotgun sequence DNA window CCTAAAGATAAAAGACATATTTTAGGTTCAATAACTTCATGAACAATTTGAGAAGATTGAACTAAAccattttttgtgtatttacagtTGAGAAACTTGGatgataaaaacatgaataaatcgTGTAGCTAAAACTCCTTTAACAGCCTTTAACAACATCATGCCTACTTGAGACATGTTCTTCCAAGTGGCTGGTGGACATAAAAGTCTTATCCACAAAAGCTCTGGTCCTCTGAGATGACTCCCTTTCCTTTTCAATGGCTCTAAGAAGCATTGCATTAAAATCATTGAGACAGAGTTGGGTGTAAATGGGCATAGTTTGTGGAAGGCAGGATGGAAGGATcaagaaaaaggcagagagtgagtgagagagagagagagaaagagagagagagagagggaaagacatGCCTGTACTTCCTCTCCGCCCATTCTCTAATGTTCATTGAGTGTTCCCGCAGTGCAAGCTTTGTCCCAGTCATTGTCACAGGCTTAGAGGACCTCTTTGCCAAGTGAGAGGCTTTGGACGTATGTCACTTCAGTGAGTCTCCTGTTGCCCCTTTAGCCGATTGAGTGGAGAGGCGGGCAGGGAGGCGTGTCTGTGCACCAGGAGGGAGCAACGTGAGGTGGTTGAGGAAGGACATGTCAGAGATGTTGGTTTAGAGAGAGTTGCTGAAATAATTCCTTACTGGTCCTGTCCCTTACTTTTTCTGTGGACTCGTAGGGCAGCTGCCTTGGGCCTCTGCTAGGGGTGGACTTAGGATGTAGAATGACCCAAAAAACAGTAAGTATTGATTATGTCATCAAAAAATCTTATGTCCATAGTCCCTGGgataatatttacagtatttatatgtCAATATAATAATATGGACCTGGATCATTTTTGCATTGCAATATTTAGTTTGCAGCTACACAGACAAAGTCGATGCTGGTTTGTCTGAGAGAGGTTTTACAAAGTTTGAATTTAAAGAAAGGGAGGGAGTTATTGCGTGCCATTTGTTTTAGCAAGGATTAGTCACGTAGTAGACACACTCTTTGTGTCCCGGCCAACTATTGGCTGGGGAAACACAATCCCAGCGGATTTGTGGTTATGATCAGCCATGTGTTCAGATAATAGATCCCTCGGCTCTCGAAACAAATGCTTTGTTATCTGTTTACATAGGAACTCCACCCGTTCATACTCTGAGgattttgcttttaaacaaactgtgtCAGCTTTGTTTGACTTCTCATTAAAGGGGCAGGCATGCAGCTCTCCATGTGTTAATCAAGCTTAGTACTTTGCCTAACCCATAAGTCTGGGTGTGCAATAAGCAGTGAATTAACTTCACATGAATGAGAGCTGTCAGTTGCTGTTCTGTCAGGATCAACAAAAATCTGGATAAAAAGTCCATCTTCTTATGTCACTAGAGAACTGTGGGCCTCCTACACAACGAGCTTGGGCTCTGAGCTGATGTTGTTTTCTGTCGGTTATTTAAATCACATGAAATTTACTAAGGTTTTTGCTCGTGTCTGTGCAGTTTCACTGTATGTGGCCTCTAATGCAAAGGTGCATCTGTGTGCAGGCATGCGCGTGTATATGTGTGACTTATGTGAAGCACAGTATACAAAAGTACCAGACTAagaatgaaacatgaaaatgtatgtttactCCACTAAACACCAAGTGAGATTGGCTTACCATGCTGTCAAGCAGAAGATAATCAACAAAAGTTTACGTTGCCGATAAATCTCAGCCACAATCTCTCAATTTGTTTAATTGATTCTAAATTCAAGCAGCTTAATCCAGAACCTAGTCTACAACAATTACCACATTAACCTCACTAAGAGGGGATAGCACATGCAGCCTTGTGTCCTTAGAGGAAGCCCGAGTAGTGCTCAGTCATTGTTAAGCAGTGTACAGTATGACTGCGCGAGCTCCCTGACTTCATTGTCCTGATAGCAGGATTAGCTGCAGGGTGAGCCCATTTGGCATTGACAGTGTTGCCGCCACAGTCTCAGAGCTAAGCTGTGAAATACGGATAGGCTCAGACCAATTTATAGTCTGCCATCTTGGATCAAGTGATCGTAGTAGAAAGCAATTTATCCTCTGTGCCAGTTGGGTTAAATGTAAACATGCCACCAGCCAGGCTTCACAGTTCAAAGGCTAATCTCCAGACAAGTGCTTTGCTGTGTTGGAAATCGAAACAATGAGGAACAAGAGACGCTTGCTCCTATGCAGTTTTATTCAATGGGCCTTATTAAAGAACTTTACCGTCTtgtttaaacataaacatttaagAAAGTGACTGTGCATATGgctgtaattttattattttaacaggaataaataaacaaggatttcaaatatttaatttgatattACTGAGCCCATCATTGAtattcttttctatttcttAGTGAATTTCTGACTGGGTTTAAAGCCTTCAGAGTCATTCACAATACCCTTTAGGTAATCTGCATTTATTTGTACAACATCGTGATGAACATTAATCTTATCCTGAAGCACGgcacatttgaaataaatgtcaaaacagAACTGAAGGGATTTTTAATGTTCTTAAATTgcaattgaaattaaaaaaaaaccctgctaaGTATAtgggtttttaaattgttggattttgtttatgttcttccTACTGGTTTTCATTTGGCAGTCAGCCTTCTGCAGTATGATTGCCTGGTTTCTATGTTTCTTTTGTGTGATAATTTGCAGTCCATTTAGTCTGAAGCAACTCTCCCTCTGGAATTTGCATTTAGTGCTGGATTTCTGTGAGAACTGATCGTGATTTGTTTTCGTGACCAATTacaaatttttgtattttgctactttaaaatattaaacctattacttatgttttttaatattattctgTCAATTCCAGATCCTCTGTGCCTTAAAAATTCCAAGTGATAACAGGTGATCTGCCTTAAAACATTCTCCTGATTTCTACCCTATTCACCAGTGGAGGGTGATGAAGTTGGCAGGGAGCCTGCAGCTTGTTCTGCTTTTAGCACTGGCCTCGAGGGCTGCAGGCCTGAATATTCCTCTGGAAGGTAGGACTGCCCGGAAACTGATCAATGCCATGCTCTTTTAATCAATGTATAAGAGTCAATTCCCAggaaaaccttttctttttatttatcttatctTTATCATTGAgcttatttatcttttattttaatggttgCTCAGTGTGTGTCAAGGAGCTTTAAATATAGTGTCTCACAAAAAAACttgaagtaaaatgtttatgCCACAACCACTGCATCAGAGATTTGTGCAGGAGCTAAGAATGCTTTGCATTTCTTCCGGTGTGCTATTTTAATGCACTGTCCATCTAAGGCACTTTATTGGTCCAAATACTACAGCGCCCTTGGCACATaagttggcaaagttgtcaACTTCTTAgcattacaaaaagaaaaacaaaccccaaaagggaaaaaaaaaagtctgcaataaagtatattttattttttcaacaaGGCTTTGTTGGTGACAATGGTAACATTCAACTTTTCcttgatcattttgtttctattCTTTGTATTGTAGTGGAGCAGCTTCCAACCATAACAACTTACACATCAGGTCCCATCATTGCCCTTCCTTTTGACAATACTGTTACTGTGAGGTGTGAAGCCATTGGCAACCCACCGCCAGAGTAAGTATCATCAACAGGCAACAAAGCGCATTCTTCAGCACGAAACATTGACCCTGATAAGAGCTTAATAGAAGGAAATTCACTGCATGGTTTTGTCCAACAGATACAGATGGACAAAAGATGGCAAAAACTTTATGCCACCCTAcattacaacaaataaaacagaccaCACATCTGGCACTTTTGTGCTTCGCAAACAGCACATCGTACAGTTCCAGGGTAAATACAGATGCTACGCTTCGAACAAGTTGGGAACTGCAATGACGGAGGAGATTGAACTGATAGTTCCCAGTAAGTAACCGTTATGGAAAAAGCTCAACTTATGTGAATTTGTTGTTTAattctttattgttttcatattttttgaatAGATGTCCCAAAGTTCCCAAAGGAGGCAATTGATCCAATCGTTGTTAAAGAGGGAGATCCACTCGTCTTGGAGTGTAACCCTCCAGAGGGTGTGGCCCCACGTCAGATCTACTGGATGTCCTTCAGTAAGCCAAGATGCAATACTTGCAGTTTATATGTTAAATATGCCTGCCAGTTGGCtagttgaaaaaaatgtggatTTTGCACAAGTGGAAGGGACACAAAATTTGACCAGAGCTTAGTCACTGATTAGTAGTTACATCTCACACAGTCATGTGCTCGGGTGAAAACTATGAATAGGGTGAAGGCAATGGACTGTTtggaaaattacaaaattacaaaattataaaaaacatagCTGGCAACACATTGTGCTCTGGAATAAGCACACAGCCGTCCTCGCTAAGGATGCTAGCAGTGACAATGACAATTGAAAGGTCTACACGTTTATCTCGCAGTCCTATTTCCTATCACTACAagaatgaatttatttttatacatttgccttgcacacacaacaaaacaactatTGCCTTAAGGCTTCAGCTTAAATGAAGCTGGTGAATAATACTGTATGAATGGCCTGACTAAAGAGTGACAGAGTGTCACTGACCGGTAAAGTAATAGAGCTTTGTAAACCAACTAAGTTTTCACAGTACTCACTCTATATAATAACTCTTTAGGGTATTTCCTTTAACATCTGGCCTACTGTATGAGGCTacattgtgttgctttttttggtCATGTGACCTGAATTTAAATCTGACGTAGGTAAAGTAGCGTTTACATTATACTTCTGATACATCCaatgattacattttagaaTCTTTGtgttaatttgtattttcttcccTGCCACCATTATTGTCACTACTGTAGATACAGATTTTGTTGACATCTGTGGCACTTTACTGACACAGAAATGTTCTTTTCCAGATCTCCAGCACATTGAGCAGGATGACAGGGTTTCCATGGGCAGTGATGGCAACCTGTACTTCTCTAATGCCTTACAGAAAGACAGCCGTCAGGATTACTGTTGCCATGCTGCCTTCTCCAGAATACGCACCATTGTCCAGAAAACTGCCATGACTGTTGTGGTCAAGAGCTGTACGTTTGCATACTAGTTTTTGTGGCTTTAACCTAAATGCAGGCAATGGTACAGCAGTAGCCCAACTGTTTAGCACAGCAGATATATCAATAACCGATGAGTTATTGCTTTGAAGTGTACAAAAGAGATATTTGCATATTATTAAGTGTAATTCTATTGGAGATTTTCAGAAGTTACTCTGCTGCATACCAAGGGCTTGCCTTGTCATGttatgatgaagaaaaaagttgTGACACCAGATTGAGCAACACATGTCAGTGAAGACGAAGCATCACCACTCTTCCAGTATTATtctaacagttttttttgtgcgtttgcgtgtgtatgtgtgtttgtggatgtgtgtgtttcagtgaaaCCTGACAATGAATTTCCTGACAGTAGCAATGCCAGTGAGTGATATTCCCACATCAAATCCTTGACAGTAAAAACCAAAACGTCTTCCATAGCAGGTCAAACAGTTGCTTTGCATGTGTAAAACGCTGCAGATAACTCGAACTCTAACTTTCTGTGTACTTTGAATTACCATTGATTAAAAGTCCACATATGAGTGAGGAGGAAtcctttttatgtttaatgtagCTGAAGCCCCCCCAGTGAGAAAACCTGGCCTGCTGCTGCCCTCTGGTGTTCAGACAGAGAAGGTGCTCTTGAAGGGGGAGGATCTGCAGCTTGAGTGTATACCAGAGGGATTGTGAGTATATATGCTGAATTACCACTAATGCAAGCACATTACCATTAAACATAATTCATTATCATAATCTTCTGCCATTATGCCTCATAAACTGTTCGATATTGCAGCCCCACTCCGACGATAAAGTGGATGAAAATGGGGGACGCATTGCCTTCGCGGGCAAAattaagcaaatttaaaaagctgttgacCATCACTGGTGTAGAAGAGAAGGATCAGGGGAAATACATGTGTATAGCCAGCAACTCTGTAGGCGAGGCTGCCCACTACTTCGACGTTATAGTGGAAGGTAGGTCAGCATCAGGAGTTAAGTATGCATGttgttgttgcatttgttttttgtttcaagaGAAAGCTGTTCACACAACTCAGACCAATCCAGCTCTCCTCAACGTCTCCCAGATCCGCCAAAGTGGCTGACTGAGCCTCCTAAAAGCCAGCTGACTGTGACTGGCTCTGATGTTTACATCAAATGCTCGGTCCGTGGAAACCCAGTACCAGACATCACATGGAGGAGGAACGGGGAACTTTTCAGAGGTGAGTGGGAATTTGACTTGTGGTTTGATGCATCTGTTCCCACTTTTCACCAAGACAGTGCAACTTTAAGGACACAGCCCTCagttcaaaacaacaaacagctaATCTTTCATCAATGAATGATTTCTActgtttaaaaatttaaaatacaaggTGCACTTAATTTAAGCAGGTATGATTGAAagtaatagtgtttttttttactcatgaactaattattatttaattatcattTAATTAGGTATTTTAATTAGGTATTTTCTCCAGTTTTCAATATTCTCCAAGTATAGCTTGGTCTATAGAAAGCCAGGATTAGTGAAAATTATCCACCATAATTTCATATAGCCTGAGTTAACACCTTTAAAAGTCTGTTTTACaaatagatttgttttacataaatttTCAATTTATGTTCGATGTGCTAACATGCAAAAGAGTAATAAGCCAGCTATTATAATAActgctttctgtttctgttgattGACTAATTGATTAATTTATGAATTGTCtcagctttttaaatgatttttaaaaaggaacatCAATATTAGGCAAAACATGATGTGCTTTAATGCCTTGGCAGCCTTTGTGAAATGACTGGGATGTTGTGATTTTATgcctatgttttgttttcagatgaaCCGGGGAACTACACGCGAGTGCTTGATGACACAGTGGTGATTCATAATGCCAGAGCAGAAGACAGTGCTGTCTATCAGTGTGAAGCCACCAACAGTCATGGCAGTTTACTGGTTAATGTTAACATCATGGTCCTGAGTGAGTGTCAGTGCAACACATTAACCTTGCCGATTATCCCGAGTTGGGTCCAGGTGACAGCAGGTTTGGCAACGTAGTCCAGATGTTGTTCTTCTCAGCCAtgatctccagctcctcctggggCAGCTGggggattattaaaaaaactccACTTTAATGAATGCACTTCTTGGACCAATGTATAGTTTTTGTTGGGCCAACAGAACTTTGCAGCTCTTTTAGATTTTGAAGGGTTGATTCTATCCTTGAACATTGTCCCAATCTTATTCCAGATGTTCTCTATAGCATCCTGGAAGCATTTGCCCTAAGgttacagtgacagaaaaacagaataacagTGAAAAGACAGAGCCTACATAGCATCAAGAAATAGATAGTAGGATTatggtttcttttttcacttgtGCGTGCTCTCGTACTCACTTAAGATTCATCATCTTGTTGACtgacagaagaaaaatgtttgttttttggcattGCAAATAACAATAACTGAATAACTCTAAGATGCTACTCCTGCTGCTTTATCTCCTATTCCCCACAACTGCCTGATAAACTTATTCAGGTGCAGAGCTTTCATAATTTGCTTGCTACAAATGCCAGTGACTATTTGAGTAGAGATTTCTTACTTTGGctctttggttgttgttttttctcttcaaaTGTTACACAAGGTTGTGATGCTTGTTCCTGTAAGtcagatgtatttgtttttttctgcctctaTTTCTTGTGAAACAAAATCTCCCAGGCAATAACTGAGCAATTATAATATCTCATCTTTCCTCTTGCTCTTAGATATGGCTCCTCTGATACTGACAAGGAACTACCAAGAGTATGCAGTAATACTAGGAAGGGACATCATCATGAACTGCAGGGTCTTTAGCTCTCCACCGCCCATAATCTCTTGGTAAGTGATTaccaaagacataaaaaagttCATTGGTGTTATATATTTGGTTTTATTCCTTTATTGAATTCACAGTGTCAATCAGTTCTTCTGAGTTTGGTTATGTTTATGCTGTCAGTTAAAGAATACACTAAAGCACATGCAGTACAGTATCACAACAGTAAGTCATGTTTTTAATCCTGCTTCAAGTCTTCATGACATAGCCTGATGTTGACACTCACATCTGTTTAACAAGATAATCATCTTCCATTCCTTGGAATTGGACTAATTGAATCCTATTACCTACCACTGAAGGTCTGCTACAGTgcaccaaaaaaagaaataggcTTTTAGACAGTCCATAACAAAACACTCTTAACATTACAAAGACAATCAGAGTATTAGGACTGTACTCCTGATTCCATTAGATGATGTTCTTCTTAAATCTGATCAACAAGCCTAAGCAGGTTGAGCTTTAATTTTGATGAAATGTCTGGCTGCGAAGATTAACTTCACTGGTTTTCAAAAAGAAGTAACAATGATTGAAATTCAAGGGACtaacaatataaataaacttCATTCAAGATGTTAAATTGTAGGTGAACATTAGTGAACACGAAGAAGGCAGGAACAATGTGGCTCAATCTGACAAAAGACATATATTGGTAAAACTAAGAACTCAGGctggaaaagcagcaaattggCACTTTAATTGGTAAactattatttctatttttgcagTCAGATAAGTTTTACACAAACtctaaaaaaagtgtgaaaatgtccTCTCCTAGGTTCAAAGATGGGGATGCAATAACCGTCAAGGGGGAACGATTTTTTGCTCTCCAGAATGGATCGTTGCAAATCATCGGTGCAGAAGAAAATGACAGCGGCAGATATATGTGTGTTGCCTTTAACACGGAGGGCAACTCAAATATCACAGCTGTGCTGGATGTGAAAGGTATCCCAGCAAAATAATTACTGCTTTCTTTATGAAAGAGTTTCTGCAGACAAGTATCCATTAATGGGCCAGTCCATTCAAATGATGAATTCTTTTTAAACACCTGTGTGGCACTGGGaggaaaagtgtttgtttttcgaGTGAGCTGACCCCTTAGAAATTTGACTGAAAATGTGGCTGTGCTGGCCACAGTTGGCCTTGTACTTCAATAACTCAGCCGTTAGCTcctgcagattatttttttaattaaaggtttttaagtttgtatgcaaaaccacatgaaaaaaacattgttattgaGTTTTACATGAAACCTGCAAGTTAAGGAAGAGGGAGGTAAAAGCCTTCTTATTTCTTTTCACTCTGTTCTGCTATATTTAATCAAGCAGGGAAAAATAGGTCCAAATAAATGtcctttcatttatgttttaaaaaagatacagaaaacATAATCGCATTAgatatagaaatacattttcaatggCATTTTATAGCAAATTCCTCAAGAAAtgtattgaaaaacaaatttcaaaagacatttcaaaacTCTTTTAGCttataaaaatgcaattactgcCAATGAAACAAATTTATAAAGTGAATTATTTGACTTTGACTCTGATTTAATATGTGGATTTTGAATTTGCCTCATATGTGTGTTATCTTTAGACCGTACACAAATAGTAGATCCACCTCAGAATGTGCAGATCATAAGCGGGACCACAGCCCAGTTGATGTGCCAGGCAGAGTATGACAGAAGCCTGCAGAGCACCTTTGAGTTGGTGTGGAGGAAGGATGGGGAGGAGATCCCACTTTCCCCTGAGGAAAATTCCAGGTAGGTGGAACCAGTTTGATagttttggagaaaacaaacattgaaTGTCCTAAAAGATACATTTCAGGATGAGAAGATGAGTAAGTACCAGCAGACTCAGAAGGTCAAATGCAAGAGATTTTGTGTCCGGGGATTTCTGTTATCGGCTTAATCAGTTGATTAGTTATCTCTAATCAAGGAggttatgtaaaaaaacaactaattaaATAAAGCTATGATCCCAgggtgttgttttttaaatacagatcgatatcttttttctttacattgcaTTTTTGAAGGTTTTTGCTCTTTGCTCTATTCACTATTGCACTTCCATGAAAGAGCATGGCATCATGTTTGTCgttacataacatttaatgcagATCTGGAtcaaaaaagaaagtaattCTGTTAAACTTCAGAATATTTTCCAATTGAATGACAAATACATTAACAATACACTTATCCTAACAAACTTGCTTATTTGTTCAGATACGTTGTGAACAATAGGATGTTGCAGATCATGAATGTGAACCTGAGTGATCAGGGAATGTACACATGCATTGCAAGAACAGGTCTTGATGAGGAACATGCCACCGCATTACTCACAGTTCTGGGTAAAacaattttggaaatgtttatttattactttgaaATCATCTATATGATCCAGGTTATGGAACTGACAGCTGCTACTTAACATCTATTGCTGCTGTTATTTCATGTTGCAGATGTTCCCGATGCGCCAATGAATTTAGTGATATCTGAAATTAAAAGTCCGAGGAATATCTTTCTGTCTTGGGTCCCCGGGAGTGATCACCACAGCTCTATTACAGGTAGATGTGAATCTGTGCTATGCAAAGTCTTACATTTCTTGGGGTTTGAGCAGGTTGTGGATGTAACAGAGAAATAACATAATCAGACATCATAAACCTTCAGTCATTACATGGCCCACATAGTGACAAAATTACTATGTAGTTAGGGTAAAAGTACAAGttaattacaattaaattaCTGTCATATAGTCTAGttacaaaagaacaaaactgtTTATGAGTATTTGAATTTAAGTGGTAAGTGAATTATGGCATATGACCCTGTGCGAACACACAacttagattagattagaataGAAGAGGATCCAGCTGTATTTTGTAGCCAGAGACTCACCTACGTGTATACACATATCCCGGACCCCTGGCACTGGTCAGATTCATCATATTTTGGTAAGTGGTAAGTGTGTGGataaaaaaatctctttacAACAATATGTTAAGGGGAGTCTCCCAAAATGTTCAGACCGGTGTCAAAGTGGACTACATTTGTTCAGATTTGAATTTTGACTTAGCTTTTGTAAGTCGCTAAATGTTGTCATGTCATATCTCCTTTGTTATGAAAAGCAGAGTTGGCAGATTCTGTTGCTATAATTACTGTTGAGTACTAACTAAAGTTCTTTCATAAGCAGTAGCTGCAAATAGCACCGAAGTACTGAGGATCCTGGCAGGGGAGCTTGTCACTTATTTGTGCTTCAAAAAGggacttatttatttttagaactTAGTGATGATAGGAATTAGAAGATTGTAAGGTTGTTATGTTTATTAGCTTTGATGCATGTTATCCTTCTTTAGAAATTAGAATAGACATGCTTGAAGAACACCATTTAAGAGTATAATGTGTAATTATTGAATTTGTTTAATCAAAGATCTTGGAGCAAAAGACATCAGCTTGCAAAGCCATCTCTGTTCTAATGTGGATGTCATAATTTACAAGACAGGTGTAGTGAAATTTAACCTGCAGTTTAAAGTTtctgtaaataataattgtgagaatttgtgaaatgtgttttttttttacctctgagTTACAGTAGAAGGGAAGATCAATATTACTGCCA harbors:
- the LOC137139647 gene encoding neural cell adhesion molecule L1-like protein isoform X9, coding for MTQKTWRVMKLAGSLQLVLLLALASRAAGLNIPLEVEQLPTITTYTSGPIIALPFDNTVTVRCEAIGNPPPEYRWTKDGKNFMPPYITTNKTDHTSGTFVLRKQHIVQFQGKYRCYASNKLGTAMTEEIELIVPNVPKFPKEAIDPIVVKEGDPLVLECNPPEGVAPRQIYWMSFNLQHIEQDDRVSMGSDGNLYFSNALQKDSRQDYCCHAAFSRIRTIVQKTAMTVVVKSLKPDNEFPDSSNATEAPPVRKPGLLLPSGVQTEKVLLKGEDLQLECIPEGFPTPTIKWMKMGDALPSRAKLSKFKKLLTITGVEEKDQGKYMCIASNSVGEAAHYFDVIVEDPPKWLTEPPKSQLTVTGSDVYIKCSVRGNPVPDITWRRNGELFRDEPGNYTRVLDDTVVIHNARAEDSAVYQCEATNSHGSLLVNVNIMVLNMAPLILTRNYQEYAVILGRDIIMNCRVFSSPPPIISWFKDGDAITVKGERFFALQNGSLQIIGAEENDSGRYMCVAFNTEGNSNITAVLDVKDRTQIVDPPQNVQIISGTTAQLMCQAEYDRSLQSTFELVWRKDGEEIPLSPEENSRYVVNNRMLQIMNVNLSDQGMYTCIARTGLDEEHATALLTVLDVPDAPMNLVISEIKSPRNIFLSWVPGSDHHSSITEFIVEYEESQWEPGRWRELVKVPGNLATAQLALHGHLNYQFRVYAVNSVGPGPPSEPTETYKTPPAAPDRNPQNIKIHGHLPHQMDISWEPLLPIEHNGPGLEYKVSYRKLGVDDGWQEHLVNRPSFVVTNTPTFVPYEIKIQSRNSDGWGPDPKVVTGYSGEDVPTTAPRDIAVEVINITVLRVSWTPVPPATVRGHLGGYNVHWLRMRNLKNPNKILNERQSLSFHGKRSHAFVPGLEPFSEYKLTVNVFNKKGNGPNSDPVIFSTPEGVPEQVPILTASNAQKDSILLVWGPPLETHGTLIGYLLQYHLINETTLEMVDSQVKNITGADTTQWQLQGLKEGSLYRFHISACTRAGCGPPLAQESNTITPERVVGLQNDFATQGWVIGTMCAVALLTLVALIACFVQKNKGGKYAVKEKEDLHTDMESQGMNDDTFCEYSDSEEKPLKGGSLGSLTGDDMVGDSTSRDSLVDYAEGGREFDEDGSFIGEYSGHMHRGSVSEPNGPSSVKPGSS
- the LOC137139647 gene encoding neural cell adhesion molecule L1-like protein isoform X1, encoding MTQKTWRVMKLAGSLQLVLLLALASRAAGLNIPLEVEQLPTITTYTSGPIIALPFDNTVTVRCEAIGNPPPEYRWTKDGKNFMPPYITTNKTDHTSGTFVLRKQHIVQFQGKYRCYASNKLGTAMTEEIELIVPNVPKFPKEAIDPIVVKEGDPLVLECNPPEGVAPRQIYWMSFNLQHIEQDDRVSMGSDGNLYFSNALQKDSRQDYCCHAAFSRIRTIVQKTAMTVVVKSLKPDNEFPDSSNATEAPPVRKPGLLLPSGVQTEKVLLKGEDLQLECIPEGFPTPTIKWMKMGDALPSRAKLSKFKKLLTITGVEEKDQGKYMCIASNSVGEAAHYFDVIVEDPPKWLTEPPKSQLTVTGSDVYIKCSVRGNPVPDITWRRNGELFRDEPGNYTRVLDDTVVIHNARAEDSAVYQCEATNSHGSLLVNVNIMVLNMAPLILTRNYQEYAVILGRDIIMNCRVFSSPPPIISWFKDGDAITVKGERFFALQNGSLQIIGAEENDSGRYMCVAFNTEGNSNITAVLDVKDRTQIVDPPQNVQIISGTTAQLMCQAEYDRSLQSTFELVWRKDGEEIPLSPEENSRYVVNNRMLQIMNVNLSDQGMYTCIARTGLDEEHATALLTVLDVPDAPMNLVISEIKSPRNIFLSWVPGSDHHSSITEFIVEYEESQWEPGRWRELVKVPGNLATAQLALHGHLNYQFRVYAVNSVGPGPPSEPTETYKTPPAAPDRNPQNIKIHGHLPHQMDISWEPLLPIEHNGPGLEYKVSYRKLGVDDGWQEHLVNRPSFVVTNTPTFVPYEIKIQSRNSDGWGPDPKVVTGYSGEDVVFWHCLRENVSVPTTAPRDIAVEVINITVLRVSWTPVPPATVRGHLGGYNVHWLRMRNLKNPNKILNERQSLSFHGKRSHAFVPGLEPFSEYKLTVNVFNKKGNGPNSDPVIFSTPEGVPEQVPILTASNAQKDSILLVWGPPLETHGTLIGYLLQYHLINETTLEMVDSQVKNITGADTTQWQLQGLKEGSLYRFHISACTRAGCGPPLAQESNTITPEHLSPTPAVAPVHTLPALLNISSYVSDTFAKISWTAREEQQDSQLYVAYMNNRDGNWRISEAVNISQSFHIVDGLKPGTVYTVRLMTKRLLDNTSIFEDVIQTQVKGVVGLQNDFATQGWVIGTMCAVALLTLVALIACFVQKNKGGKYAGTPPRSQRQDMFSMEKVKEKEDLHTDMESQGMNDDTFCEYSDSEEKPLKGGSLGSLTGDDMVGDSTSRDSLVDYAEGGREFDEDGSFIGEYSGHMHRGSVSEPNGPSSVKPGSS
- the LOC137139647 gene encoding neural cell adhesion molecule L1-like protein isoform X6, with translation MTQKTWRVMKLAGSLQLVLLLALASRAAGLNIPLEVEQLPTITTYTSGPIIALPFDNTVTVRCEAIGNPPPEYRWTKDGKNFMPPYITTNKTDHTSGTFVLRKQHIVQFQGKYRCYASNKLGTAMTEEIELIVPNVPKFPKEAIDPIVVKEGDPLVLECNPPEGVAPRQIYWMSFNLQHIEQDDRVSMGSDGNLYFSNALQKDSRQDYCCHAAFSRIRTIVQKTAMTVVVKSSEAPPVRKPGLLLPSGVQTEKVLLKGEDLQLECIPEGFPTPTIKWMKMGDALPSRAKLSKFKKLLTITGVEEKDQGKYMCIASNSVGEAAHYFDVIVEDPPKWLTEPPKSQLTVTGSDVYIKCSVRGNPVPDITWRRNGELFRDEPGNYTRVLDDTVVIHNARAEDSAVYQCEATNSHGSLLVNVNIMVLNMAPLILTRNYQEYAVILGRDIIMNCRVFSSPPPIISWFKDGDAITVKGERFFALQNGSLQIIGAEENDSGRYMCVAFNTEGNSNITAVLDVKDRTQIVDPPQNVQIISGTTAQLMCQAEYDRSLQSTFELVWRKDGEEIPLSPEENSRYVVNNRMLQIMNVNLSDQGMYTCIARTGLDEEHATALLTVLDVPDAPMNLVISEIKSPRNIFLSWVPGSDHHSSITEFIVEYEESQWEPGRWRELVKVPGNLATAQLALHGHLNYQFRVYAVNSVGPGPPSEPTETYKTPPAAPDRNPQNIKIHGHLPHQMDISWEPLLPIEHNGPGLEYKVSYRKLGVDDGWQEHLVNRPSFVVTNTPTFVPYEIKIQSRNSDGWGPDPKVVTGYSGEDVPTTAPRDIAVEVINITVLRVSWTPVPPATVRGHLGGYNVHWLRMRNLKNPNKILNERQSLSFHGKRSHAFVPGLEPFSEYKLTVNVFNKKGNGPNSDPVIFSTPEGVPEQVPILTASNAQKDSILLVWGPPLETHGTLIGYLLQYHLINETTLEMVDSQVKNITGADTTQWQLQGLKEGSLYRFHISACTRAGCGPPLAQESNTITPERVVGLQNDFATQGWVIGTMCAVALLTLVALIACFVQKNKGGKYAGTPPRSQRQDMFSMEKVKEKEDLHTDMESQGMNDDTFCEYSDSEEKPLKGGSLGSLTGDDMVGDSTSRDSLVDYAEGGREFDEDGSFIGEYSGHMHRGSVSEPNGPSSVKPGSS